A genomic window from Carassius gibelio isolate Cgi1373 ecotype wild population from Czech Republic chromosome A11, carGib1.2-hapl.c, whole genome shotgun sequence includes:
- the LOC128022419 gene encoding proline-rich protein 36-like, whose amino-acid sequence MPWAKGILLFTMAVVSLCSSLRADPESLFEAGAPYGAVPENPVHFGKLVIGGQGSVSYNGVKISPLRLAEYEGHQSNDEAWLHSASSKLHHLHSSVQCSNDSMILRIPGPRVPHFLIDRGEESPVPLSEMPASCGFSLKRARRDVSLVAPYRGCHVRQQGARYILPLIIMGAPVQVSCPVSRPLPTVSCFSFGMIVKSCVRADDVKVKVDGSWQPLLLKYAQCSLTLETSAGLLFIIAPFTGSCWEMTDNERRLPLMYGDQEVIHSCPLTQPTITPTVAPTTPLRDPTVLQQMFDHFPSGGPWRYPPYPGVPATLPPTVPTTAAPPQYPFQQPMYPPKYPMPIFDPFHPKGDPVPPPAAQPPQYPWYQKLPPYMTGFHSPVEVTTPATTTTAPYQPQHQYPGYPMYPPFYGQLPIKSGSPAVKNPLMPPYPKASGFGPRGRKVRSSPALSSVYGSPR is encoded by the exons ATGCCTTGGGCAAAGGGGATTTTACTTTTTACAATGGCTGTGGTATCACTGTGTTCTTCTTTAAGGGCTGATCCTGAGTCCCTTTTTGAAGCTGGTGCTCCATATGGAGCAGTCCCTGAAAACCCAGTCCACTTTGGCAAACTTGTAATTGGCGGTCAAGGTTCAGTATCTTATAATGGTGTAAAAATATCCCCACTGAGGTTAGCAGAGTATGAAGGGCACCAGTCAAACGATGAAG CTTGGTTGCACTCAGCTAGCTCTAAGCTGCACCATCTGCATTCTTCTGTGCAATGTAGCAATGATTCAATGATTTTACGTATTCCAGGACCGAGAGTGCCACATTTTCTAATTGACCGAG GAGAGGAGTCACCAGTGCCTTTGTCTGAGATGCCAGCTAGCTGTGGCTTCTCACTGAAGCGTGCACGCAGGGATGTCTCTCTTGTTGCTCCATACAGGGGCTGTCATGTCAGACAAcag GGTGCAAGATATATTCTGCCACTCATTATAATGGGAGCTCCAGTGCAAGTGTCTTGCCCTGTGAGCCGTCCCCTCCCTACTGTGTCCTGCTTCTCCTTTGGCATGATCGTCAAATCTTGTGTCAGGGCAGATGATGTTAAAGTTAAAG TTGATGGATCATGGCAGCCTCTGCTTCTGAAGTACGCCCAATGCTCTCTTACATTGGAGACCTCTGCTGGTTTGCTGTTTATCATTGCACCATTCACCGGAAGTTGTTGGGAAATGACT GATAATGAAAGGCGACTCCCTTTGATGTACGGTGACCAGGAAGTGATTCATTCCTGTCCTCTGACACAGCCAACCATAACCCCAACTGTAGCCCCAACCACTCCGCTACGTGACCCAACTGTCTTGCAACAAATGTTTGACCATTTCCCTTCTGGAGGACCCTGGCGGTATCCTCCATACCCTGGTGTACCTGCTACCCTGCCTCCCACTGTGCCAACTACAGCTGCTCCTCCTCAATATCCTTTCCAACAACCCATGTACCCTCCCAAGTATCCCATGCCAATATTTGATCCCTTTCACCCTAAAGGTGACCCAGTTCCTCCCCCAGCAGCACAACCACCACAATATCCCTGGTACCAAAAGCTGCCTCCTTACATGACTGGCTTCCACAGCCCAGTAGAAGTGACCACCCCTGCAACCACCACAACTGCCCCATACCAGCCTCAACACCAGTATCCAGGTTATCCAATGTACCCACCGTTCTACGGTCAACTACCCATCAAGTCTGGGTCTCCAGCTGTGAAAAACCCTCTCATGCCTCCATATCCTAAGGCTTCAGGCTTTGGTCCCCGCGGCCGTAAGGTACGGTCTTCTCCTGCATTATCCTCCGTCTATGGGTCTCCTAGGTAA